The stretch of DNA CGCTACACATTTTTCCGGATCATGCTCTGGCCTCAAAAAAGGGCGGACGCCGCGAAGCGTCCGCCCTTTTGTGTTAGCCTTTTCTTGTTTTTGCTTACTCGTGTTCGAACTTACCTACTTCGTCACCAAATTTACTTGGTGACTTGATTTATTTGGTTACCTGGCCGCGGATTTCGCCGCCCGGATTGGCTGCGGTGTGAATGTTGATGTAGTACTTGCCGGCCACAAGGTCCGCGGCCTGCGCATCGGTCAACGTCGCGCTGCCCTCGACCGGGCTCGACGTCGCATTAGGGATCGCGACCGCGACGCCGGCATTCTTGCCAGCTTCGGCAGGACCATGGAAGTGCGCGGCGGTGGCAGGGCCGGACAGGCCGGAATAGTTCAGCTTCCAGCTCAGCTTCTTGCTGGCGGGATCGTAATCAAGGTCGGCGGTCCCCTTGGCCGCGCTGGTGTTGGGCGGCACCTGGGCCTTGCCGTCGAGCGTCGCCTTCATCTTGTCGGCAAGAGCGGGTCCGGCAAAAGCAATCGCTGCCCCCAGCGCAAACGTGACTAGCATGGTCTTGTTCGACATGGTGTTTCTCCCTGTTGACATCAAACGGCCGTGTCAGCCTCAAAACAACGACTTCACGAATTTATTCCCGAAACGCCGACAACGTCCGAAAATTTCGTGGAAGCGTATGGCGCAAAGTGCGTTCATACTGATTGTTGAAGTGCGAAGCTTGATGACGGATCGGTGAATGCTTCGACGAATTCTCCCTGGCTTGATCTTGGCTGGCGCCGCCGGCGCCGGCATCTTCTGGTGGCTGACGGTCCCGGCGGTCGTTGCCCCGGCCTCGCTTGCTCCCCGCACGCCGAACCTCGCCAATGGCCTCACAACGTTCAATGCCGGCGGCTGTTCCTCCTGCCATGCCGTTCCCAACCAGCCCGATCGGCTGAAGCTCGGCGGCGGGCTTGCAATGCCGTCGCCGTTCGGGACGTTTTACGTTCCCAACATCTCGTCCGATCCTACTTACGGCATCGGCCGGTGGAGCGAA from Bradyrhizobium sp. AZCC 1693 encodes:
- a CDS encoding CHRD domain-containing protein; its protein translation is MSNKTMLVTFALGAAIAFAGPALADKMKATLDGKAQVPPNTSAAKGTADLDYDPASKKLSWKLNYSGLSGPATAAHFHGPAEAGKNAGVAVAIPNATSSPVEGSATLTDAQAADLVAGKYYINIHTAANPGGEIRGQVTK